One Triticum dicoccoides isolate Atlit2015 ecotype Zavitan chromosome 5B, WEW_v2.0, whole genome shotgun sequence genomic window carries:
- the LOC119305705 gene encoding protein SOB FIVE-LIKE 3-like: MESSMITGDGGEECNSNESGWTIYLTSPTSSYEAKDNGSEGSNVEDGSGYITERRKGKEENNADDDGDYDSLASDASTGPSQVKVLEGKEEKDRQTNDGCSNEHGKDEEAETLTKFPTGSNKKAGKVKKGDEKSSKRGHNRRRSSSRTSFFW, translated from the coding sequence ATGGAATCCTCCATGATCACCGGGGATGGCGGCGAAGAGTGCAACAGTAATGAATCCGGGTGGACGATATACCTGACCTCCCCCACGAGCAGCTATGAAGCAAAAGACAATGGCAGTGAAGGGAGCAATGTTGAAGATGGCAGTGGCTACATCACCGAGAggaggaaagggaaagaagagaacAACGCGGATGACGATGGAGATTACGATTCCCTGGCGTCTGATGCTTCCACAGGGCCATCTCAAGTGAAGGTGCTTGAAGGCAAAGAAGAGAAAGATCGTCAGACAAATGACGGTTGCAGCAATGAACATGGCAAGGATGAAGAAGCTGAGACACTTACCAAGTTCCCGACAGGCAGCAACAAAAAGGCAGGCAAGGTGAAGAAAGGGGACGAAAAAAGCAGCAAAAGAGGCCACAATAGAAGACGTAGCTCATCAAGAACAAGCTTCTTTTGGTAA